A stretch of Bradyrhizobium sp. AZCC 2262 DNA encodes these proteins:
- a CDS encoding class I SAM-dependent methyltransferase, whose amino-acid sequence MTEFSPLQAEIHKLIRSSGPMPVWRYMKLCLMHPEHGYYVSRDPLGREGDFTTAPEVSQMFGELLGLWTASVWKAIGSPPTLRLVELGPGRGTMMADALRAIRVLPPLYQSLHIDLVEINPVLREKQRTTLSGARNITWHDSIDDVPEGPAVILANEYFDVLPIHQVVKRETGWHERVVNLDDNGKLVFGASDDPMPRFEVLLPPLVRAAPVGAVFEWRPDTEMMKIAARVRDQDGAALIIDYGHLRSDAGDTFQAIARHSFADPLKN is encoded by the coding sequence GTGACCGAATTTTCACCGCTGCAGGCGGAGATCCACAAGCTGATCAGATCGTCGGGACCGATGCCGGTCTGGCGATACATGAAGCTGTGCCTGATGCATCCCGAGCACGGCTATTACGTGTCGCGCGATCCGCTCGGCCGCGAGGGCGATTTCACCACCGCGCCCGAGGTCAGCCAGATGTTCGGCGAGCTGCTCGGTCTATGGACGGCCTCGGTGTGGAAGGCGATCGGCTCGCCGCCGACGCTGCGGCTGGTCGAACTCGGCCCCGGCCGCGGCACCATGATGGCGGACGCGCTCCGTGCGATCCGGGTGCTGCCACCGCTCTATCAATCGCTCCATATCGATCTCGTCGAGATCAACCCTGTACTGCGCGAAAAGCAGCGGACGACGTTGTCAGGCGCCCGCAACATCACCTGGCATGACAGCATCGACGACGTGCCGGAGGGCCCCGCGGTCATTCTCGCCAACGAATATTTCGACGTGCTGCCGATCCATCAGGTGGTCAAGCGCGAGACCGGCTGGCACGAGCGTGTCGTCAACCTCGACGACAATGGCAAGCTGGTATTTGGAGCCTCGGACGACCCGATGCCGCGCTTCGAGGTGTTGCTGCCGCCGCTGGTGCGCGCGGCCCCGGTCGGCGCCGTGTTCGAGTGGCGGCCGGACACCGAGATGATGAAGATCGCCGCGCGGGTGCGCGACCAGGACGGCGCGGCGCTGATCATCGATTACGGCCATCTGCGCAGCGACGCCGGCGATACCTTCCAGGCGATCGCGCGTCACAGCTTTGCCGATCCCCTGAAAAATC